The Fundulus heteroclitus isolate FHET01 chromosome 13, MU-UCD_Fhet_4.1, whole genome shotgun sequence genome contains a region encoding:
- the si:ch211-215i13.3 gene encoding brain and acute leukemia cytoplasmic protein isoform X2, with protein MVFSMGCGGSRADAIIEPRYHESWTRETESTWLTNTDVESPVSVPNSKAVEAGLKEKRMVTTGTQCGKQAITTNGSSHQRRPRRSLTDQSTRDSKRRASKEASALSKDGQLVSVKSAGDPEPKDASDER; from the exons ATGGTTTTCTCGATGGGTTGTGGAGGGAGTCGGGCGGACGCGATAATCGAGCCGAGGTACCATGAGAGCTGGACCAGAGAAACAGAGTCGACGTGGCTGACCAACACGGACGTAGAAAGCCCCGTCTCGGTTCCGAACA GTAAAGCTGTGGAGGCCGGTCTGAAGGAGAAGAGGATGGTAACGACAGGAACCCAGTGTGGGAAGCAGGCCATCACCACCAATGGATCCAGCCACCAGAGGAGACCCAGGCGATCCTTGACTGAT CAAAGTACTCGTGACTCCAAAAGGAGAGCATCGAAGGAGGCGAGCGCCTTGTCCAAGGATGGCCAGCTCGTCAGCGTCAAAAGCGCCGGAGATCCTGAGCCGAAGGACGCCAGCGACGAGAGATGA
- the si:ch211-215i13.3 gene encoding brain and acute leukemia cytoplasmic protein isoform X1, with the protein MVFSMGCGGSRADAIIEPRYHESWTRETESTWLTNTDVESPVSVPNSKAVEAGLKEKRMVTTGTQCGKQAITTNGSSHQRRPRRSLTDVQCCDKQSTRDSKRRASKEASALSKDGQLVSVKSAGDPEPKDASDER; encoded by the exons ATGGTTTTCTCGATGGGTTGTGGAGGGAGTCGGGCGGACGCGATAATCGAGCCGAGGTACCATGAGAGCTGGACCAGAGAAACAGAGTCGACGTGGCTGACCAACACGGACGTAGAAAGCCCCGTCTCGGTTCCGAACA GTAAAGCTGTGGAGGCCGGTCTGAAGGAGAAGAGGATGGTAACGACAGGAACCCAGTGTGGGAAGCAGGCCATCACCACCAATGGATCCAGCCACCAGAGGAGACCCAGGCGATCCTTGACTGATGTACAGTGCTGTGATAAA CAAAGTACTCGTGACTCCAAAAGGAGAGCATCGAAGGAGGCGAGCGCCTTGTCCAAGGATGGCCAGCTCGTCAGCGTCAAAAGCGCCGGAGATCCTGAGCCGAAGGACGCCAGCGACGAGAGATGA